A region of the Channa argus isolate prfri chromosome 3, Channa argus male v1.0, whole genome shotgun sequence genome:
TTGGTTTCTGTaaacagcaaatacacacatagaTACTTATCCCACACCCTGCTTCTGTTTAGTCTGAGTCAATCTCCAGCGGGCTGATCTGTCCGCTCCAGCCAAGGTCGCCTTGGTGACATGATGGAGAGCCTGGCTGAAAACATTTAGCCAGCTTCATTACTCCCCTTTCTGGGcccttgtctgtgtttttctctgtctctgtgtggatgtgtgttagGCTGCAGAAGCAAGTGATTAACAGAAGCAGGGCTATCGAAGAAGGACAGAATAGAGGGTAGAGGAGCACCAAAAGATGGTGGGTAGAGGCTATGTCTGTCtatgttttttgtatgtttatctTGGTAGTGCAGTAGCATTTGaaccacatacaaacaaaattgGAGCCAAGAAATCAAAACGCATTATCAGCGAACTATAACTGTGTCTAAATGTCGGAGGGTTTATTGTCTCATGCTAGTGCAGCTGCACAGATGGTGAGTATGTGTTTCTTTATCAGTAACACAAGATGTCCAGCCCAAGACAAAGATGTTCTCTGAGGTGAAAAGGCCTACAAGTAACTGGTCCCACAACTCAACTTTGTTCATTGTTAAGGTCAGAGGACCATTGTCATCACAGTAACAACaatgtctttttattgttataCACCAATCATAGCGATTGTTTTGTCCATACTGAGCTCCCTATATGGACATTATTTGACTTCCTCCTTTGTTCTTAgcatactgtaattattattttgccCTATTATTTTGGGCAATTTGCTGAAAAGACTGATGCTGtctacaataaaacattatgcaTCAAAATACGCTGCTTGCACAAATTTACTACAAGGTTAGTTTTTATATGGGTCGACAGTCTAAAATTGACCTGTCTGCCCTTAATAACATACAGAACACCAGCTACAGCCGTGAGACTGAACCTCAAACAACATGCAAGTTAAGAATTCCAATTTTGCTGGCCCTGCCAGCAGGTATTGCATATAATCCAGATCATGACACATCTGGATGGGCTATCTGTCACTGCCATGGCACCACAGGGCttattaaacatattatatCTATTCCCCTTGGGTGAAGGACTGCATGCTCTATATATTAGCTTTAATGCTCTTCGTACGTAGCACAAACCCTGTGACCTTGCAAATGAATATTTACAGAGGTAATCACCCACTATGCCTCAAAGTGTCATTAATCATTACAAATGAGCCAAAGCAATATACTGAGATGAGCTCTGTATTAGTCACATAACGTATGCATATATTTCAATTTTGAGCCATGCTTACATGTACATTACTCAAGTCATCATCAAGAATTTCTCACTCACTGAAAACATTACCTTGTAGTAAAGACAAGAAATTCCAGACATGCTCCATGTCTTGAGAGGACAAAATGTAAGGTCCAATTTGCCTTCTATCTAGGAATAAGTGTAGCTTGAGCATGATAAAACTGCCAGAGCTCAACATTTATGTCTCGCAGGATGTGTGTCAAGGTTGTCATCTTCCAAGAGTTGTATGTGtctaatgtgaaaaaacaaaacactattttttcactatttttcattatttactttGTAATAGTTTCTTAATGATAGAGATAATGATATTTTAAGACATTACCTAATAATTTTGAGACAAGAGGAGTAAAATGTCATCACTGATTATCCTATATAATGAATACAGCAGCTTTGCTCACAAGATTAGTGTTTATATCCAGAAGCTGatacactttaaaaataaattcagggGTCCTGTTACAACTACTTAATTAAATGCATGTTTCAATgataaaaatactattaaatatCCTTTTATAAATGGAAACTTACTTTCATGAGTTGTGTTGACATAATAATGTTGGTAATTTggtgtataataaaatataggttgttTTATGAGTAGTCAacctaaaaacatttgtttaaaatgtcagtatttggtgagtggtaaaaaaaaatgcatttatttgcagCACCTGTACTTTGTTGGTTCCACTTAATTTCACATTGTCATAACTAAAAGTTTGACGCAAAGTTTGcgttattgttttttgttgagccagaatatgttaaacatttttagaagtGAGGTCTCTAAAGATTTTGATATTGTCTGTtggcatatttatttaaaaaaagtctttgcaACAGAAAAGCCGTTTAACCTTCCACTGGAACTGCAATTACTCACACATTGAGCTTGCTGGAggtaaaaatagatttttttttttttttttttatttagccggaGGAACTTTTTCATACTTCTTTGAACTGCAGGAAATGAGAATGAAGTCTTAAAACACCTTTTATGGCATGTTTTAACTTCCTCCATAGGTACTCTCCCAGCACAGGAACcatgtgtgttttaagttgagTTGATTGGTCAAACGCCGATTCAATGccactgtttaaaaaatgagcTGTTTCCATGGATGCAATCAGCTCTGGAAGCACAGTGCATTTCACGCCAACCAGAGGTCAAGACAGAGAGTTTGAGCCAGTCTAGAAGCTATTACAGTTTTCATTCTATGTTTTGTGccattttagatttattaatGTGAGTAAGCGCCAATCTTTAGATATAAAATATGCCATCactttatttaagtaaagtGTGTTCCTGAGAGGACCGACTAGTCAGACTCCACCATCACCCTAGGGGAGCAGTTACAGTAGATCTCAGCATGACATATGGTAATTTACCACCGTCTCTGTTGTCTTTTCATTCTGTagaaaaaagatgtaaatatGATTTGTGTTACTGAAGAGacaggtaaaaataaatgtcctaGTGACAGGAACATCCAAAGACTTTATTTGATtaattgttttctgcatttcGTCTAATGGTGGCTCATTTCTGTATGTgtcctgtaaaatatttttgactttctgtcaagAAGATTAGCAAAAAAACATccagcagaaaacatttttagtgaGCCATCTGAGTTTTTCTGTCCTTCGtgtaatgttttgcatttgaagGTCACTCAGCTATTAACATCAGATGGCACTGTGGAAtagcacttgtgtgtgtgtgtgagtttactgTATAAGCATGCTTAAATTAAACAGTTTCAGAAAGGTCCAGAGTGGGGAGTCTCTTATCTCCATCTGAATAATGCAGTTGGGATCAAAGGCCAGAGAGCAGTCAGAGCtcttaaaacacaaatacatataaacacttatacacacacacacacacacacacacacacacgtataaatacatgcataaataaacattatgaATGTACACTCTCACCTGCCTCGGATGATTATTTTTGCTGTGCCTCCTGTGGGGAAAAGCAGGTGAAAACAGGAGGTAAACAGTGTAACAATGTATTTCTCTTACAGTGActtcattttacctttttgaaactgaccTTTTCACTTCCAGCAAAGCCTGTCTGAACAGCAGGCTGAAATAACTCCAATACAATTATCATTCCATCTATAAAACCTAATTAGCATCATTAAATCATTGTTATGGTGCTCAGCACAGAACAGAGTGAAGGAACAAATGTGCTTATGAGTCAATCTTCAGATCCATGAGTTCCgaacatttaatttacacaacatgCTTTCATCCCATTTTTCTCCTGGAGCTCTGCTTTTCTGAATCAGTGGCACATACTGCAAAGCATAGTCGGTGGCAGGAGCTTTCTCTTACTGTCTGGGTCAGACACAAAGAAGCTGCTGAATATTTACTCAATTTTTCGAAATTATATAATTTGACAGAAGACGTgctgcaatttattttaaagcatcaCTAATGTGAATCTACATTTTGTCTTTGGTGTGGCCTTCCTTAAGATGTGCTTCCCATGAGTGTCAAGTCTCAATTATTCATGCTATATGTTCTCCATTATGGATAATTGCTATTCAGACTGCGGCATGTCTGCTTTTTGAGATTTCTTAACGTAGGccattatttataattattttccaGTGAAGAGAAGAACATCAATTTCGTGTCCAAGACCTAGGCTTATAAATCAAGCACAGAGCATTGAGCTCTTAAGTGCTTATGGTACCTATGTGATTTACTTTTACTGTTATTAAAAGGAGACTGTGAGTCCTGTAGTCGTTTCttaatactgtacattatgcAAATGGCAGTATTGTTGGTGGACAGTCAAGACTAACGGCTCAAAAATTGTGTATAGGCAATTTCAGGAAATTCAATGTAGGTGTTTTTCAGGGCTGCATAGGATAATTAAACTGTGATCATAACTTTACAACCAACATTTAAACCAGTTCCACCTAAATCTGCTTTTAATAGTAGTTAAAGAAATTCTTAATAAGTTGCAAAGAGACTTACAGACAGGGACAAATGGGTTAATTTATaggatatactgtacatatgcatCTGTTTGTATATTAAACATGTACACAAAGTgcgaaacatgttttttaattgaacaaTCTCAAACTAACCAATTTGGTATGCTGCAGCTACTACCAGCATGTCAACATTTTTGGGTATCCTGAGGGCATTTTGCTGATCACGGTATTGTGTCGGCGTATATAGTAAGTATCTCACAATACAGTTCATGAACCCAAATAAtcataatgacaaaaacaaacacatacactttaacCTTCGTTAAAATGATCCCAATCATGGTAACATGagttaaataaatttaataaataaatttaactCTTTCAGAGAAATTAGTGTTTCTTACTCAAAGCTCTGTAGCTTTTCATTCCAGTTGTAAAAAGCATAGTACCAGAAACCAGTTCAGAGCTGGAATGATATCTTAAAGCTGGGAGCTGGGAGGCATTTTCTTGCATGTTTAAACAAAGTACATGCAAAGTCATAGCTTTAAAACCAAAGGTCaatgaaaacaatttcattttcagctacAGAGCAATGACAATGGAGAGAACAATAATGTTAATCTTTCTTTACACAGCTATTGAAATGGACGTAGGggaatacatttatatttctataCACAAAACCTGGGCTGACGCTAGGGCTTATTGTAGACAATATTACACAGAATATTCCTTTGTTAGTAGCCAGAGTGATCATGACAGTCTCCTGAAAGCTGCTGGTAAAAACCCATTAAGTGGATGGATTGGTCTCCACCGACATGCTGACAACAGTAATATCTGGATGTGGTCAGGAGGAGAAAATGTCACATACCTAAACTGGGATAAAGGTCAACCAGATAACCGAGACGGCGTAGAAAATGCTGCCCAAATCTGGGGTAATGGAAAATGGAATGACTGTGATGAATACAGCACTATGCCTTTTTACTGCATCAGTGTACCAAACGTGGAGGGGAAGATGTCCTGGGAGGAGGCTCTGGAGCACTGCAGAGGAACTGACCGTGATCTACCCAGCTTGCTCTCTGAGATACAGCACCTCGATGCCCAGGAAGTGATCCAACTTGAAGACATCACTGACCTAGTGTGGATTGGTCTGCGTTTTCTTAACGATCGCTGGCTGTGGATGAATGGTGACTCACTGGTGTATGAGGCCTGGGCCCAAGGAGATCAGGACCATTTGTGTCCGACACAAAAACGCTGTGGAGCTTTATCCAAAACAGGATTGTGGAAGAACTGGGACTGCCAGGATGTACTCAACTTCCTCTGCATCTGAGAAATTTAGAATTTTATATCTGGTAAATTAATAAGGCATGAAATCTAACGATTTTAGTATCTGCAATGTATTTATACtgtcattttccatttcataCCATCTTATTTGGTGTCGAAAAAGTGTACCTGGAAACTTTGTCACATTGTGAGGCTT
Encoded here:
- the LOC137123209 gene encoding snaclec 5-like, with translation MWSGGENVTYLNWDKGQPDNRDGVENAAQIWGNGKWNDCDEYSTMPFYCISVPNVEGKMSWEEALEHCRGTDRDLPSLLSEIQHLDAQEVIQLEDITDLVWIGLRFLNDRWLWMNGDSLVYEAWAQGDQDHLCPTQKRCGALSKTGLWKNWDCQDVLNFLCI